From Oscillospiraceae bacterium, a single genomic window includes:
- the rpsP gene encoding 30S ribosomal protein S16 — MAVKIRLKRTGAKKAPSYRVVVADSRFPRDGRFIEEIGYYNPLTEPSVFQVDGEKAKKWIANGAQPTETVKVLLKKNGIIE, encoded by the coding sequence ATGGCAGTCAAAATCAGATTAAAGCGCACAGGCGCAAAAAAAGCACCTTCCTACCGTGTAGTCGTAGCGGATTCCAGATTCCCGCGTGACGGCAGATTCATTGAAGAAATCGGCTACTATAACCCGCTGACCGAACCTTCCGTATTTCAGGTAGACGGCGAAAAGGCCAAGAAGTGGATTGCCAACGGCGCTCAGCCCACAGAGACTGTTAAAGTGCTGTTGAAGAAGAACGGCATCATCGAATAA